The Epinephelus lanceolatus isolate andai-2023 chromosome 8, ASM4190304v1, whole genome shotgun sequence genome includes a window with the following:
- the cd63 gene encoding CD63 antigen, with protein MGVEGGMKCIKFLLFFFNFLFWLCGLALIVVGILVQMGLHNTIKIRDVSASGAPIVLIAVGVVIFFIAFFGCCGAWKENYCMVTTFAILLFLVILVEIAAAIAGYVFRNKLSAVVEDSLTDMINSYKNGTAEFKKSVDKMQEDLKCCGGNSSSDWRNFSPDGKTVPDSCCIKVTPKCGVGAMTDAAKVHQKGCHDAFEALLKKNILWVIVAALIIAFLQILGIVFACLLMRGIRSGYEVM; from the exons ATGGGTGTTGAGGGGGGCATGAAATGTATCAAGTTCCTGCTCTTCTTTTTCAACTTCCTTTTCTGG TTATGTGGCCTAGCACTGATTGTCGTGGGAATCCTAGTGCAAATGGGTCTGCACAACACCATCAAGATCCGTGATGTGTCAGCCTCAGGAGCCCCCATTGTTCTCATCGCAGTTGGCGTGGTGATTTTCTTCATCGCTTTCTTTGGCTGCTGTGGCGCCTGGAAGGAGAACTACTGTATGGTCACGACG TTCGCCATCCTCCTCTTTCTGGTCATTCTTGTTGAGATTGCAGCAGCAATCGCTGGATACGTCTTCAGGAACAAA CTCTCAGCTGTGGTTGAGGACAGTCTCACTGACATGATCAACAGTTACAAGAACGGCACGGCTGAATTCAAAAAGAGTGTGGACAAAATGCAGGAGGAT CTGAAATGCTGTGGTGGGAACAGTTCCTCTGACTGGAGGAACTTCAGCCCTGATGGAAAGACTGTGCCTGACTCGTGCTGCATCAAAGTCACTCCAAAGTGTGGAGTCGGGGCCATGACAGACGCCGCCAAAGTGCACCAGAAG ggATGTCACGATGCTTTTGAGGCTTTACTGAAGAAAAACATCCTGTGGGTGATAGTCGCAGCTCTTATCATTGCATTCCTGCAG ATTCTGGGCATCGTGTTCGCCTGCTTGTTGATGAGAGGCATCCGCAGCGGCTACGAAGTCATGTGA
- the nemp1 gene encoding nuclear envelope integral membrane protein 1 produces MAGCMKMINDFTSISIKLTAITVLLICLPQTSGLQDTGNTHPVTDLQDGGEYVMSGSNRFCYKNTVVPTWKQTWTRIQVKVWSSNVFKVATVEGEEELQELDRFSVWGWFQSLLRERHNETTININLFSKKTCFKIDPADKTKYTVKHLRKFDIYLFLVFLAGALLFIFAGSLSRSQLFFYSAGMSTGMIASLIIIVFILARFLPKKSPFYALIVGGWSFSVYAIQLVFRNLGVILREHWNVVLGYVGVVGFITFAVCYRYGPLEDEKSINILSWTLQLFGLLLIYLGIQIQQVAFAIIVAALFSKHLEYPVSLAVAAWRKIKRYIRWKPEPRRLLTEEEYQKEAEEETRRALDELRKYCNSPEFSPWKAVSRLQSPKRFADFVEGSPHLMSNEVSVHAQEYGFGGSFFEDEFFDTDDEEDDLKPMMKPE; encoded by the exons ATGGCGGGATGCATGAAAATGATAAACGATTTCACCTCTATAAGTATTAAATTAACGGCTATCACGGTGCTGCTTATCTGTTTACCTCAAACCTCAGGGCTCCAGGATACGG GTAACACACATCCAGTAACTGATCTCCAGGATGGTGGGGAGTACGTCATGTCAGGGTCCAACAGGTTCTGTTACAAAAACACTGTGGTGCCAACTTGGAAGCAAACATGGACAAGAATTCAG GTCAAAGTTTGGAGTTCAAACGTGTTCAAGGTGGCAACTGTGGAGGGTgaggaggagctgcaggagcTGGATCGCTTCAGTGTCTGGGGCTGGTTTCAGAGCTTGTTACGTGAGCGGCACAATGAAACAACTATTAACATCAATTTATTCAGCAAGAAGACGTGCTTCAAGATCGATCCTGCTGACAAAACAAAGTACACTGTCAAGCACCTTCGTA AGTTTGATATCTATCTGTTTTTGGTATTCCTCGCTGGGGCGTTGTTGTTCATCTTTGCAGGATCACTCAGCAG GAGTCAGCTTTTTTTCTACTCAGCTGGGATGAGCACAGGCATGATCGCCTCTCTCATCATCATCGTTTTCATTTTGGCACGCTTTTTGCCAAAG AAAAGCCCTTTTTATGCATTGATTGTTGGTGGCTGGTCGTTTTCTGTGTACGCCATCCAGCTTGTCTTCAGGAACCTCGGCGTGATTCTGCGAGAACACTGGAACGTGGTGCTAG gTTACGTAGGAGTGGTGGGATTCATCACTTTCGCCGTGTGTTACCGTTACGGTCCTCTGGAGGATGAGAAGAGCATTAACATCTTGTCGTGGACGCTGCAGCTGTTTGGCCTCCTCCTGATTTATTTGGGGATTCAAATTCAGCAAGTTGCCTTTGCCATCATCGTGGCAGCTCTGTTCTCCAAACACCTGGAGTACCCAGTCTCTCTGGCCGTTGCTGCGTGGAG GAAAATCAAACGGTATATTCGTTGGAAGCCGGAGCCACGGCGACTGCTGACTGAGGAGGAGTATCAGAAAGAGGCGGAGGAAGAGACTCGGCGTGCTCTGGATGAGCTGAGGAAGTACTGCAACAGCCCAGAGTTCAGCCCGTGGAAGGCAGTGTCCAGGCTTCAGTCTCCGAAAAG GTTTGCTGATTTCGTCGAAGGATCTCCTCACTTGATGTCAAATGAGGTGTCTGTCCACGCGCAGGAATACGGCTTCGGAGGATCTTTTTTTGAGGACGAATTTTTTGACACAGACGACGAGGAAGACGATCTTAAGCCTATGATGAAACCGGAGTGA